A region of Sphingomonas crusticola DNA encodes the following proteins:
- a CDS encoding CHAP domain-containing protein produces MLRRAKAAFCSVLLIAALSVPSAANAQTFWQCAPFARVFSGIQLFGAAGSWWNQAIGKYAQGSAPKLGSVLVFKAIGSMRSGHVATVTQVISDRLIKVTHANWGVRGQVERDVTVIDASAKGDWSAVKVWYGPIHDIGIKAYPTYGFIYSGAKAVAKGAEAAATKALHYDAATIKG; encoded by the coding sequence ATGTTGCGACGTGCCAAAGCGGCTTTCTGTTCCGTTCTTCTCATTGCCGCTCTGTCTGTACCGTCGGCGGCCAATGCCCAGACCTTCTGGCAATGCGCCCCCTTCGCCCGCGTCTTCTCGGGCATCCAATTATTCGGCGCCGCCGGCAGCTGGTGGAACCAGGCGATCGGCAAATATGCGCAAGGATCCGCTCCCAAGCTCGGCTCGGTTCTCGTGTTCAAAGCGATCGGCTCGATGCGTTCGGGTCATGTCGCAACCGTGACGCAGGTCATCTCCGATCGCCTGATCAAGGTAACGCACGCCAATTGGGGCGTGCGCGGCCAGGTCGAGCGCGACGTGACCGTGATCGACGCGTCGGCCAAAGGTGACTGGAGCGCGGTCAAGGTCTGGTACGGCCCGATCCATGACATCGGCATCAAGGCCTACCCCACCTACGGCTTCATCTATTCCGGCGCGAAGGCCGTAGCGAAGGGCGCCGAGGCGGCTGCCACCAAGGCACTCCACTACGACGCCGCCACGATCAAGGGCTGA